In bacterium, one DNA window encodes the following:
- the ssb gene encoding single-stranded DNA-binding protein has protein sequence MTSLNRVILMGNLTRDPELRYTQGGAPVSRFSIAVNRVYTTNTGEKKEEVSFLPIVVWGKQAESCNQYLNKGRLVLVDGRLRQHSWESKEGEKRNTIEVIAYRVQFLGAKGEAQKTSAASLESENIPDEIEDEIPF, from the coding sequence TTAACGCGAGATCCAGAACTACGTTACACTCAAGGTGGTGCGCCTGTTTCTCGATTCAGTATTGCTGTAAATCGAGTTTATACCACCAATACTGGTGAAAAAAAAGAAGAAGTAAGTTTTCTTCCTATTGTCGTCTGGGGAAAACAAGCTGAAAGTTGTAATCAGTATTTAAACAAAGGAAGATTAGTCTTAGTAGATGGGCGTTTACGTCAACATTCTTGGGAATCCAAAGAAGGTGAAAAAAGAAATACCATAGAAGTTATAGCTTATAGAGTTCAATTCTTAGGGGCTAAAGGCGAAGCTCAGAAAACAAGTGCTGCTTCCTTAGAAAGTGAAAATATTCCCGATGAAATAGAGGATGAAATTCCCTTCTAA
- the rpsR gene encoding 30S ribosomal protein S18 — MAYRRESNQTNQGSKRYNIIIKSKDYKRICRFCIRKIDNIDYKDVDILKRYITEKSKIAPRRMTKCCAQHQRKLTTAIKRARNIALLPFAT; from the coding sequence ATGGCTTATCGAAGAGAGTCTAATCAGACTAATCAAGGATCAAAAAGATATAATATAATAATTAAGAGCAAAGATTATAAGAGAATTTGTAGATTTTGCATTAGAAAAATAGACAATATTGATTATAAGGATGTAGATATTTTAAAAAGATATATTACTGAAAAAAGCAAGATTGCTCCTCGAAGAATGACTAAGTGCTGTGCCCAACATCAAAGGAAATTAACCACAGCCATTAAAAGAGCCCGAAATATTGCTCTACTTCCTTTTGCTACTTAA